The nucleotide sequence GTCGCGGTCGTGTACGAAACGGCGGTGCTCGGCACGGACCTGTTCAACCCCCCGCGGAGCAACCACGAGGGGTGCGCCCGGCTGTACCAGGGCACGCTGCTGGCCGTCGTTCCGCTGCTCGACCACCGGCCGAAGGCCCAGGCCGCGGCAAAGGCCCGGCTGGAACGCGCCCGGGGCATGAAGCCGACCGACGCCGCGATCGAACTGCGGGTCGCGCTGGACGAGATCCAGAACGAGATCGCCCCGGCCAAAAAAGACCCGAACGCTAAGACGAGCTTGTGGGACCGACTCGGCGGCGAGAAGGGCGCGCGGGGCCTGGTCCGCGCCGCGTGGCTCAACGCCGCCGAGAGCGCGGCGCCGTTCCGCGACAAGAAGATCGACGCCACCAAAGTCGAACAGGCGCTGGTGGCGTTCGTGAGCGCGAACTCGGGCGGGGCGCTCAAGTACAGCGGCGCGGACCTGAAGTCGGCGCTCGGCGGCGTGGCCTTTAGCGACACCGATTTCGACACGCTCACCAAGAAAGTGGTCGAGCAGTTCGAGAAAATCAAGGTGGCCGACTCGGAACTCGTGAGCCTCGGCAAAGCCTGGGAGGGGGTCCGCAAGGACTTCGTCGAGAAGCCGAAGAACTAACGGTTCGCACCCGGTCTGGAGCAGAAGACACGAACGGGAGGCGCGGCGCCTCCCGTTCGCTTTTTTCGGGCCGCCTTTCTCCGACTTGCCCCCACTGATAGGATTGGGACATGAACGAATGGCACCTCGCCCGCGGCTACCGGTTCGCGGGTATTGTGAGCGGACTGCGCACGGAACCGGACCGGCGCGACCTCGCCGTGATCGTGAGCGATACCCCCGCCGCGGCCGCCGGCGTCTTCACCCAAAACCGCGTGTGCGCGGCACCTGTGCAGGTGAGCCGCGACCGGCTCCCGCGCCCGGACGCCCGCGCGATCGTGATTTGTTCGGGGAACGCGAACGCCTGCACCGGCGACCAGGGACTCGCCGACGCCCGGCGCATGACCGATCTCGTAGCGGCCGAACTCGGGTGCCCACCGGAACAGGTACTCGTCGCCTCCACGGGCGTGATCGGGCGCCCGCTGCCGATGCCCGTGCTCGAAGCCGGCGTGCCCAAAGCGACGCGCGAAGCCGCAACCGGGCGCGACGCCTTCTCGAACGCCGCCCACGCGATCCTCACCACCGACACCGGCATCAAGATCGCGTCACGGCGGCACGCCGGGTTCACGGTCACCGGCTTCGCCAAGGGCGCGGCGATGATCGGCCCGAACATGGCGACCATGCTCGGGTTCGTGCTCACGGACGCCGCCGTCGCCCCCGCGGACCTGCACCGCATCCTCAAAGTCGCGGCCGAACAGAGCTTCAACAGCATCTCCGTGGAAGGCCACACCAGCACCAACGACACCGTGTTCCTGCTCGCCAACGGGAGCGGTCCGCCGCTCGCCGGCGCGGAGCTGGAAACCTTCGCCCACGAGGTGCGGCACGTCTGCATCGAACTCGCGCGCAAAATCATCATCGACGCGGAGGGAGCAGAGCACCTCGTCACGATCGAAGTGGAGGGGTGCCGAACGGACGTCGAGGCGAAGCAGATCGCGAAAACGATTGCCGAGAGCGCGCTGGTGAAGACCGCGGTGTTCGGCGCCGACCCGAATTGGGGCCGGGTGGTTTCGGCCGCGGGATATTCCGGGGTAGCGTTTGAAGAGAAAGACCTGTCGCTGTGGATGGGCGACATGCTGCTCTACCGGTCCGGCACCCCGTTGCCGTTCGACGCCGCGTCCGCGTCCGCGTACCTGAAGCACAACCGCGAAGTTCACTTCAAGCTGAAATTCACACTCGGTTCGGGCCGCTGCACGTTCTACACCAGCGACCTCACCACCGAGTACGTGCGTCTGAACGCGGACTATACCACCTGAAAGAGTCTCAAGTCGTAAAGTCGCAAGTCATAAAGTCTCGAATTCGACCCGACTTTATGACTTGCGACTTTACGACTTGAGACCCCAAAACATGCCCCTCATCGAACTCAACGCCGTGACACGCCGGTTCGGTGCGTTCACCGCGCTGAGCGACGTCACGCTGACGCTCCCGCCGGGGCGCATCGGGCTGCTCGGGCCGAACGGGGCCGGGAAGTCCACGCTGCTCAAGATCCTGATGGGGCTCATCCCACCGTCGAGCGGGACCGGCCGGGTGCTCGACGAGGCACTGGGCGGCGACCGCGACGCGGAGGGGAACTGGCGCTTACGGCGCCTCATCGGGTTCATGCCGGAAGCCGATGCCCTCGTTCCCGGATTAACCGGGGTCGAGTACGTCAGTCTGGCGGGCGAACTGTACGGGATGCCGCGGCGCGAGGCCACGCGGCGCGCACACGAGGTGCTTTCGTACCTGGAACTGGAAGAAGCGCGGTACCGGTGCGTCGAGGAGTACTCCGCCGGCATGAAGCAGCGGGCGAAGCTGGCTCAAGCGCTCGTTCACGACCCGCCCGTGCTGCTGCTCGACGAACCGACGTCCGGTCTCGACCCCGCGGGGCGCGACGCGATGCTCCGGCTCGTGAAGGCGCTGGGGGTCGATCACGGCAAATCGGTGCTACTCTCCACGCACCTGCTCGCGGACGTTGAAGCCGTGTGCGAGCGGGTCGTCATCATGGCGGGCGGGCGCGTGCGCGGGGAGGGAACGGTCGCGGAACTGTGCGCGCGCCGGCAGGACCGGTTCCGGGTCCGCGTGCAGGGCGAACTGACCGCGTTCCGCGCGGACATTGAGGGCGCGGGCGTGAAGTTCATCGGCGACAACGGCCAGGGCGAGTGGCGCGTGGCGGTCCCGGCCGGGTGGTCGAACCTCACGTTCTTCCGGCACGCGGACGCACGCGGCGTCGTCATCCGTGCCCTCGCGCGCGACGACGAGACGCTCGAAGAACTGTTCCTGCGCGCCGTGAGCAACTGACTATGGAGCAACCGATCCTTGTGTCCCTGATCCACTTGATCGCCACTCCCGAGAAATACGACGGAAAGCTGGTGATTGTGCAAGGGTTTCTCAGCCTCGAAGCTGAAGGAACCTGTCTCTTCCTCCATCGCGAGGACTGGGCGCACGGCCTGTACCAAAACGCTTGCTGGGTGAGTGTTCGGTACGGTGACCTCACGCTGGATCGCGCGAAGCAGTTACACCATCAATACGTCATGCTCGAAGGAACGTTCCGGCGGGAAGAGACTGGTCACATGGGACTATTGCAAAACGGCGGCATCTGCGATGTAAAAAGGTACCATCTTCGTCCGCGTGTGCGAGATACGGGTTCCTCTCTGCTCACCACTACGGACACCCCCAAAGATGGCGCAAACTGATACCCTGCTCCGCTACCGGCCGTGGCGCGGAACCGCGCGCGGGCCGCTGTTCGCCTCGACCGCGCTGGCCCGCGCTTCGCTGAAGTTGCTCCTGCGCCGGCGGCTCATGTGGGGGCTGTTCGCGCTGGCGCTGCTCGTGTTCTTTTTCTTCTTCTACGCGCAGTACCTCGTGGTGTGGATCGCGAACCAGCTCGCCACCGAAACCGTGCGCTTCGCCGGGATTCCGGTCAACGCGCGCAACATCACGCGGTTCCTCGACCGACTCGCACTCAACGGCACCGACCACACGTTCGGTAACTTCATCTGGTACCAGGGCTACGTGCTCGTGATCGTGCTGGCGCTCGCAGGGTCGGTGCTGGTGGGCAACGATTTTTCGCACGGGAGTTTGCCGTTCTACCTCTCCAAACCCATCGGGCGCTGGCACTACGTCCTCGGGAAGTGCCTCGCGATCGGCGCGCTCATCAACTTGCTGACCACGGTCCCGGCGCTCGTCCTCTGGCTCGAAGCCGGGCTGCTCTACGACTGGAAATCGTACTACCTCGACAACTTCACGCTGTTGCTCGGTATCATCGGTTACGGGTTGGCACTCACGGTCACGCTGAGTCCGCTCACCGTGGCGACCGCGGTACTGGTTCGGCGCACGGTGCCGATGGCGATGATCTGGATGGGGCTGTTCGTGCTGCTCCCGATGCTGTCCAGTTGGCTCGTGGAGACGCTGAAAGACGAGCGCTGGCGGCTCATCGATTTGTGGAACGATCTCTATCTGTGCGGCCTGTCGTGCCTGAGCGCGGACCCCGCGACCATCCGTCCGCAGCCGCAGCCGGAATACTGGCAAGCGTGGGTCGCGACCAGCACGGTCATCGGCGCGTGCGTATTGTATCTGCGTCGGCGAATCCAGGCGGTGGAGATCGTTCAGTAGAAACGCGGGGCGAGAGTTCGGGTTGGGGGCACGAGAATCAGCCATGATGCGCACCGAGTCGGAACTCACCGCTCCTCCCGAGTCGCGCGCGACTGTTTCCGCCGCCGTTCCTCACGCTTCGCCCCCCACCCCTCATTCAGAAGCGCCTTTACTCCTGTTCGAGCAGGTCTCCAAGTGGTACGGCACGGTTCTCGCGCTGAACCAGGTTACGCTCGAACTCACGGGCGGAATCACGGGGCTCGTGGGCGCGAACGGCGCGGGCAAGTCCACGCTGCTCCGAATGGCAAACGGGCAACTGAAGCCGACGCTCGGCCGCGTCCGCGTGCGCGGAACCGATGCGTGGGACTGGCGCGCCCGGCGGTTGGTCGGTTACTGCCCGGACATCGATGCGTTCTACGAAGACCTGTCCGGCCGGCGGTTCGTGTGGGTGATGGCCCGGCTGTGCGGCTACACGCGGGCCGAATCGAACCGGCGCACGGAAGCGGTTCTCGAGCGCGTGGGCATGACCGACCGCGCCGACCGCAAGCTCCGCGGGTACTCGAAGGGCATGCGCCAGCGCATCAAACTGGCCCAGGCACTGTTACACGACCCCGAATTGCTGATCCTCGATGAACCGCTCTCGGGAATCGACCCCATCGGCCGACAGGAACTGCTCGAACTCTTTCAGGCGCTCGCGGCGCAGGGCAAGTGTCTACTCATTTCGAGCCACGAACTCGAGGCCCTCGAGAAGCTGACGAACCACGTCGTCATCATGGCACGCGGGCGCGTCGCGGCCGTGGGCACGCTCCAGCAGATCCGCGACCTGCTCGACGATCACCCGCTGTCCGTGCGCATCGACGTCGCCCGGGCGCGCGAGGTCGCCCGACTATTACTCGCGATGCCGGAAGTGCTCGCGGTGGACGTGGCGCCCAAACTCGCCGACGGGGTCGAGGCGGTGGTGGTGAAGGCCCGCAACCCGAAGCGGTTCTTCGAGTTGTTCGGCCGGCTCGCGGTCGAGCACCAACTCGACGTTCAGCGCCTCGAACCGCTCGACGAATCCGCCCACGCGATCCTCGGGTACCTGCTCGGCGGCTCGGGGAAGACGTGAGTGAGGTTCGTGCGCCCGTGTTCGTGATGGCGCAAGGAAGAAGCGTTTTTGACAGGATTAACAGGACCGACAGGCTTGAGAAGGCAATTTTTTCTGAGAGCAGGGCCGTTGATCTCTAGTGGTTCCACCCGCTCGTTGACGCGCGCCGTTGGCCAAGAAACCTCCGAGCGAACGGCGCGCGTCAACGAGCGGGTGAGCTGTTACCGCAAATGTCCTGATTTCAAGACCACCGCTCATGTCACCCCGGCACTTGCGGAGTGACATAAGCGGTCGACCGTTACCGGGGACAAGTGCTTCAAATCAGAACGACATATAGATAAAAGGCTCCATTGGCAGAGTCATGCGGAACAGTGCGTAGTGCAGAACCACAGCGACACCGAGCCCCAGCACGAACGAAAACAGGTAACGAGCGTACCGGGTCACGGTTGGGCCTCCTCAAGGTAACCGAGTTGAGCGGCCTTGCGGCGCAATATCGGAGCGAGTTCTTCGGCCATCCGGCGGCCCCCGGCGACCGACAGGTGAACGTGATCGTAGTACTCGTCGCCCCCGTACCCCCGGCCCACCTCAACGACCGACACCCCGGCCCGCTCGTAGATCGCGCTCATGGCCGGCCCCATCGCGTCATACGTGAGGCGCTCGTCGGGGGTCAGTAGGTTAATGAAGTGCGGGTGCGAGCGGGTCGCGACTACGATCAGCCGCTCGCGCATCGGGGCCGGGAAGTCGTTGCGCAGATCCGATTCCGCTGGGAACGTCCCACCGAGTTCGGAGGGGGGGATCGCTTCACCCGAGGGCCGGCGCAGTATCGGGCGCAGCGCTTTGGCCGT is from Gemmata palustris and encodes:
- a CDS encoding ABC transporter ATP-binding protein: MPLIELNAVTRRFGAFTALSDVTLTLPPGRIGLLGPNGAGKSTLLKILMGLIPPSSGTGRVLDEALGGDRDAEGNWRLRRLIGFMPEADALVPGLTGVEYVSLAGELYGMPRREATRRAHEVLSYLELEEARYRCVEEYSAGMKQRAKLAQALVHDPPVLLLDEPTSGLDPAGRDAMLRLVKALGVDHGKSVLLSTHLLADVEAVCERVVIMAGGRVRGEGTVAELCARRQDRFRVRVQGELTAFRADIEGAGVKFIGDNGQGEWRVAVPAGWSNLTFFRHADARGVVIRALARDDETLEELFLRAVSN
- a CDS encoding ABC transporter permease; this translates as MAQTDTLLRYRPWRGTARGPLFASTALARASLKLLLRRRLMWGLFALALLVFFFFFYAQYLVVWIANQLATETVRFAGIPVNARNITRFLDRLALNGTDHTFGNFIWYQGYVLVIVLALAGSVLVGNDFSHGSLPFYLSKPIGRWHYVLGKCLAIGALINLLTTVPALVLWLEAGLLYDWKSYYLDNFTLLLGIIGYGLALTVTLSPLTVATAVLVRRTVPMAMIWMGLFVLLPMLSSWLVETLKDERWRLIDLWNDLYLCGLSCLSADPATIRPQPQPEYWQAWVATSTVIGACVLYLRRRIQAVEIVQ
- the argJ gene encoding bifunctional glutamate N-acetyltransferase/amino-acid acetyltransferase ArgJ translates to MNEWHLARGYRFAGIVSGLRTEPDRRDLAVIVSDTPAAAAGVFTQNRVCAAPVQVSRDRLPRPDARAIVICSGNANACTGDQGLADARRMTDLVAAELGCPPEQVLVASTGVIGRPLPMPVLEAGVPKATREAATGRDAFSNAAHAILTTDTGIKIASRRHAGFTVTGFAKGAAMIGPNMATMLGFVLTDAAVAPADLHRILKVAAEQSFNSISVEGHTSTNDTVFLLANGSGPPLAGAELETFAHEVRHVCIELARKIIIDAEGAEHLVTIEVEGCRTDVEAKQIAKTIAESALVKTAVFGADPNWGRVVSAAGYSGVAFEEKDLSLWMGDMLLYRSGTPLPFDAASASAYLKHNREVHFKLKFTLGSGRCTFYTSDLTTEYVRLNADYTT
- a CDS encoding ABC transporter ATP-binding protein yields the protein MMRTESELTAPPESRATVSAAVPHASPPTPHSEAPLLLFEQVSKWYGTVLALNQVTLELTGGITGLVGANGAGKSTLLRMANGQLKPTLGRVRVRGTDAWDWRARRLVGYCPDIDAFYEDLSGRRFVWVMARLCGYTRAESNRRTEAVLERVGMTDRADRKLRGYSKGMRQRIKLAQALLHDPELLILDEPLSGIDPIGRQELLELFQALAAQGKCLLISSHELEALEKLTNHVVIMARGRVAAVGTLQQIRDLLDDHPLSVRIDVARAREVARLLLAMPEVLAVDVAPKLADGVEAVVVKARNPKRFFELFGRLAVEHQLDVQRLEPLDESAHAILGYLLGGSGKT